A region from the Anoplolepis gracilipes chromosome 2, ASM4749672v1, whole genome shotgun sequence genome encodes:
- the Sp1 gene encoding uncharacterized protein Sp1 isoform X1, which translates to MNCAYQYSHNGHPQNVMTITSTAPQQGLHPVQETEYLEDHPSLRGTPLAMLAAQCNKLNSKSPPPLADAAVGKGFHPWKKSPQSSGSSPQHSSGSGGGGGGSGGGGGSGGCTTTGVSQRPAATSSAGSTTGGYARAPVTSCASTAPQYGSELYFPGTASAQPAGDPHHHQSSLLGKVEGATLGSVYGRHPYESWPFNAMPGATHGGIKASDGWWDVHGAATAGGWLDVSGTVGVGVHAAQMANYSADYSTSLALAGNHLLTTATTAGHNLLQDTYKSMLPGGPPGFGLHHHAAATAGAGAGSPQGGGGGGGVGGVGGAGVSQAPSPRSQRRYTGRATCDCPNCQEAERLGPAGVHLRKKNIHSCHIPGCGKVYGKTSHLKAHLRWHTAAPSNPHRRKEIRLPGLQQAVHAQRPSREARQDPQQQQQQQRQQGQGGSGELVGRVLLRQRGQRESAESHFQLGAAAAAAAAAGGSGPTAAAAAAAGGGGGGGSGGSGGGGGGGPGHHQQHHLPPDHLQHSRPSADNTHDPNTDDPAASDPTPSPPPASPASNAPSSSSRNLRTGGPPSARGDEHALSPVGPGAGACSTAAATALGSPLSYPLNLNLMQNHATINPAIAHHHHQQHQNHHHHHHHHHQSHQQQHSRQNNSYSVQQNPGTPGTAQTPSPSSPAPVHSL; encoded by the exons GATCATCCGTCATTACGAGGCACGCCTCTCGCCATGCTGGCGGCTCAATGCAATAAACTGAACAGCAAAAGTCCGCCACCACTAGCGGACGCAGCGGTAGGCAAGGGTTTCCATCCTTGGAAGAAGAGCCCACAGAGCAGCGGCAGTTCGCCGCAGCATAGCAGCGGCAGTGGCGGGGGAGGTGGCGGCAGCGGAGGTGGAGGAGGTAGCGGCGGGTGCACAACGACGGGAGTGAGCCAGAGACCGGCGGCAACGAGCAGCGCCGGCAGCACGACCGGCGGTTACGCCAGAGCGCCAGTGACATCATGCGCCTCGACCGCGCCGCAATACGGTAGCGAGTTATACTTTCCTGGGACAGCAAGCGCTCAACCGGCTGGCGATCCGCATCATCATCAAAGCAGTCTCTTGGGCAAGGTCGAGGGTGCGACCTTGGGCTCGGTATACGGCAGGCATCCATACGAGTCGTGGCCGTTCAACGCGATGCCAGGCGCGACTCACGGCGGAATCAAAGCGAGCGATGGTTGGTGGGACGTGCACGGTGCCGCGACCGCCGGCGGTTGGCTGGACGTGAGCGGCaccgtcggcgtcggcgtccaCGCGGCGCAAATGGCCAATTACTCGGCCGACTATTCGACAAGCCTCGCGCTGGCCGGTAATCACTTGCTGACCACGGCCACGACAGCCGGTCATAATCTGCTACAAGACACGTACAAGTCGATGCTACCGGGCGGACCACCCGGATTCGGGCTCCATCATCACGCGGCCGCGACAGCCGGCGCCGGTGCCGGAAGTCCGCagggcggcggcggtggcggcggagTCGGCGGCGTTGGGGGCGCCGGCGTCAGCCAAGCGCCCTCGCCGCGCTCACAGAGACGTTACACCGGTCGCGCTACGTGCGATTGCCCGAACTGTCAAGAAGCCGAGAGACTCGGTCCTGCCGGCGTGCACCTTAGGAAGAAGAACATCCATAGCTGCCACATACCTGGTTGCGGAAAGGTCTACGGGAAAACGTCGCATCTGAAGGCCCACTTACGGTGGCACACTG CGGCACCTTCGAACCCACACCGGCGAAAAGAGATTCGCCTGCCCGGTCTGCAACAAGCGGTTCATGCGCAGCGACCATCTCGCGAAGCACGTCAAGACccacagcagcagcagcagcagcagcggcAGCAAGGGCAAGGGGGGAGCGGGGAGCTCGTCGGCCGAGTCCTGCTCCGACAGCGAGGACAACGGGAGTCAGCAGAGTCCCACTTCCAGCTCGGTGCCGCAGCCGCAGCCGCCGCCGCAGCCGGCGGCTCAGGcccaacagcagcagcagcagcagcagctggcggcggcggcggcggcggcagcggcggtagcggcggcggcggtggcggcgggcCAGGACACCACCAGCAACACCACCTCCCCCCAGACCACCTCCAACACTCTCGGCCATCAGCCGACAACACCCATGACCCCAATACAGATGACCCCGCCGCCTCTGACCCCACACCATCCCCACCACCCGCATCTCCCGCCTCTAATGCACCATCCTCATCATCACGCAACCTCCGTACCGGCGGCCCACCATCCGCACGCGGGGATGAGCATGCACTGAGCCCGGTGGGGCCCGGAGCCGGTGCCTGCAGTACCGCTGCCGCAACGGCCCTGGGCTCCCCCCTATCCTACCCCCTCAATCTAAACCTTATGCAGAATCATGCGACCATTAATCCGGCTATCGCTCATCACCACCATCAGCAGCACCAAAACCATCATCACCACCACCATCATCACCACCAATCGCACCAACAACAGCACTCGCGACAAAACAATTCCTACTCTGTGCAACAAAATCCTGGCACGCCGGGGACCGCGCAGACTCCCTCACCCTCGTCCCCTGCGCCTGTACATAGTCTCTAA
- the Sp1 gene encoding uncharacterized protein Sp1 isoform X2, with the protein MLTDMTPAAAGQLYPQLQSIAKSPDHPSLRGTPLAMLAAQCNKLNSKSPPPLADAAVGKGFHPWKKSPQSSGSSPQHSSGSGGGGGGSGGGGGSGGCTTTGVSQRPAATSSAGSTTGGYARAPVTSCASTAPQYGSELYFPGTASAQPAGDPHHHQSSLLGKVEGATLGSVYGRHPYESWPFNAMPGATHGGIKASDGWWDVHGAATAGGWLDVSGTVGVGVHAAQMANYSADYSTSLALAGNHLLTTATTAGHNLLQDTYKSMLPGGPPGFGLHHHAAATAGAGAGSPQGGGGGGGVGGVGGAGVSQAPSPRSQRRYTGRATCDCPNCQEAERLGPAGVHLRKKNIHSCHIPGCGKVYGKTSHLKAHLRWHTAAPSNPHRRKEIRLPGLQQAVHAQRPSREARQDPQQQQQQQRQQGQGGSGELVGRVLLRQRGQRESAESHFQLGAAAAAAAAAGGSGPTAAAAAAAGGGGGGGSGGSGGGGGGGPGHHQQHHLPPDHLQHSRPSADNTHDPNTDDPAASDPTPSPPPASPASNAPSSSSRNLRTGGPPSARGDEHALSPVGPGAGACSTAAATALGSPLSYPLNLNLMQNHATINPAIAHHHHQQHQNHHHHHHHHHQSHQQQHSRQNNSYSVQQNPGTPGTAQTPSPSSPAPVHSL; encoded by the exons GATCATCCGTCATTACGAGGCACGCCTCTCGCCATGCTGGCGGCTCAATGCAATAAACTGAACAGCAAAAGTCCGCCACCACTAGCGGACGCAGCGGTAGGCAAGGGTTTCCATCCTTGGAAGAAGAGCCCACAGAGCAGCGGCAGTTCGCCGCAGCATAGCAGCGGCAGTGGCGGGGGAGGTGGCGGCAGCGGAGGTGGAGGAGGTAGCGGCGGGTGCACAACGACGGGAGTGAGCCAGAGACCGGCGGCAACGAGCAGCGCCGGCAGCACGACCGGCGGTTACGCCAGAGCGCCAGTGACATCATGCGCCTCGACCGCGCCGCAATACGGTAGCGAGTTATACTTTCCTGGGACAGCAAGCGCTCAACCGGCTGGCGATCCGCATCATCATCAAAGCAGTCTCTTGGGCAAGGTCGAGGGTGCGACCTTGGGCTCGGTATACGGCAGGCATCCATACGAGTCGTGGCCGTTCAACGCGATGCCAGGCGCGACTCACGGCGGAATCAAAGCGAGCGATGGTTGGTGGGACGTGCACGGTGCCGCGACCGCCGGCGGTTGGCTGGACGTGAGCGGCaccgtcggcgtcggcgtccaCGCGGCGCAAATGGCCAATTACTCGGCCGACTATTCGACAAGCCTCGCGCTGGCCGGTAATCACTTGCTGACCACGGCCACGACAGCCGGTCATAATCTGCTACAAGACACGTACAAGTCGATGCTACCGGGCGGACCACCCGGATTCGGGCTCCATCATCACGCGGCCGCGACAGCCGGCGCCGGTGCCGGAAGTCCGCagggcggcggcggtggcggcggagTCGGCGGCGTTGGGGGCGCCGGCGTCAGCCAAGCGCCCTCGCCGCGCTCACAGAGACGTTACACCGGTCGCGCTACGTGCGATTGCCCGAACTGTCAAGAAGCCGAGAGACTCGGTCCTGCCGGCGTGCACCTTAGGAAGAAGAACATCCATAGCTGCCACATACCTGGTTGCGGAAAGGTCTACGGGAAAACGTCGCATCTGAAGGCCCACTTACGGTGGCACACTG CGGCACCTTCGAACCCACACCGGCGAAAAGAGATTCGCCTGCCCGGTCTGCAACAAGCGGTTCATGCGCAGCGACCATCTCGCGAAGCACGTCAAGACccacagcagcagcagcagcagcagcggcAGCAAGGGCAAGGGGGGAGCGGGGAGCTCGTCGGCCGAGTCCTGCTCCGACAGCGAGGACAACGGGAGTCAGCAGAGTCCCACTTCCAGCTCGGTGCCGCAGCCGCAGCCGCCGCCGCAGCCGGCGGCTCAGGcccaacagcagcagcagcagcagcagctggcggcggcggcggcggcggcagcggcggtagcggcggcggcggtggcggcgggcCAGGACACCACCAGCAACACCACCTCCCCCCAGACCACCTCCAACACTCTCGGCCATCAGCCGACAACACCCATGACCCCAATACAGATGACCCCGCCGCCTCTGACCCCACACCATCCCCACCACCCGCATCTCCCGCCTCTAATGCACCATCCTCATCATCACGCAACCTCCGTACCGGCGGCCCACCATCCGCACGCGGGGATGAGCATGCACTGAGCCCGGTGGGGCCCGGAGCCGGTGCCTGCAGTACCGCTGCCGCAACGGCCCTGGGCTCCCCCCTATCCTACCCCCTCAATCTAAACCTTATGCAGAATCATGCGACCATTAATCCGGCTATCGCTCATCACCACCATCAGCAGCACCAAAACCATCATCACCACCACCATCATCACCACCAATCGCACCAACAACAGCACTCGCGACAAAACAATTCCTACTCTGTGCAACAAAATCCTGGCACGCCGGGGACCGCGCAGACTCCCTCACCCTCGTCCCCTGCGCCTGTACATAGTCTCTAA
- the Sp1 gene encoding transcription factor Sp8 isoform X3, whose protein sequence is MLAAQCNKLNSKSPPPLADAAVGKGFHPWKKSPQSSGSSPQHSSGSGGGGGGSGGGGGSGGCTTTGVSQRPAATSSAGSTTGGYARAPVTSCASTAPQYGSELYFPGTASAQPAGDPHHHQSSLLGKVEGATLGSVYGRHPYESWPFNAMPGATHGGIKASDGWWDVHGAATAGGWLDVSGTVGVGVHAAQMANYSADYSTSLALAGNHLLTTATTAGHNLLQDTYKSMLPGGPPGFGLHHHAAATAGAGAGSPQGGGGGGGVGGVGGAGVSQAPSPRSQRRYTGRATCDCPNCQEAERLGPAGVHLRKKNIHSCHIPGCGKVYGKTSHLKAHLRWHTAAPSNPHRRKEIRLPGLQQAVHAQRPSREARQDPQQQQQQQRQQGQGGSGELVGRVLLRQRGQRESAESHFQLGAAAAAAAAAGGSGPTAAAAAAAGGGGGGGSGGSGGGGGGGPGHHQQHHLPPDHLQHSRPSADNTHDPNTDDPAASDPTPSPPPASPASNAPSSSSRNLRTGGPPSARGDEHALSPVGPGAGACSTAAATALGSPLSYPLNLNLMQNHATINPAIAHHHHQQHQNHHHHHHHHHQSHQQQHSRQNNSYSVQQNPGTPGTAQTPSPSSPAPVHSL, encoded by the exons ATGCTGGCGGCTCAATGCAATAAACTGAACAGCAAAAGTCCGCCACCACTAGCGGACGCAGCGGTAGGCAAGGGTTTCCATCCTTGGAAGAAGAGCCCACAGAGCAGCGGCAGTTCGCCGCAGCATAGCAGCGGCAGTGGCGGGGGAGGTGGCGGCAGCGGAGGTGGAGGAGGTAGCGGCGGGTGCACAACGACGGGAGTGAGCCAGAGACCGGCGGCAACGAGCAGCGCCGGCAGCACGACCGGCGGTTACGCCAGAGCGCCAGTGACATCATGCGCCTCGACCGCGCCGCAATACGGTAGCGAGTTATACTTTCCTGGGACAGCAAGCGCTCAACCGGCTGGCGATCCGCATCATCATCAAAGCAGTCTCTTGGGCAAGGTCGAGGGTGCGACCTTGGGCTCGGTATACGGCAGGCATCCATACGAGTCGTGGCCGTTCAACGCGATGCCAGGCGCGACTCACGGCGGAATCAAAGCGAGCGATGGTTGGTGGGACGTGCACGGTGCCGCGACCGCCGGCGGTTGGCTGGACGTGAGCGGCaccgtcggcgtcggcgtccaCGCGGCGCAAATGGCCAATTACTCGGCCGACTATTCGACAAGCCTCGCGCTGGCCGGTAATCACTTGCTGACCACGGCCACGACAGCCGGTCATAATCTGCTACAAGACACGTACAAGTCGATGCTACCGGGCGGACCACCCGGATTCGGGCTCCATCATCACGCGGCCGCGACAGCCGGCGCCGGTGCCGGAAGTCCGCagggcggcggcggtggcggcggagTCGGCGGCGTTGGGGGCGCCGGCGTCAGCCAAGCGCCCTCGCCGCGCTCACAGAGACGTTACACCGGTCGCGCTACGTGCGATTGCCCGAACTGTCAAGAAGCCGAGAGACTCGGTCCTGCCGGCGTGCACCTTAGGAAGAAGAACATCCATAGCTGCCACATACCTGGTTGCGGAAAGGTCTACGGGAAAACGTCGCATCTGAAGGCCCACTTACGGTGGCACACTG CGGCACCTTCGAACCCACACCGGCGAAAAGAGATTCGCCTGCCCGGTCTGCAACAAGCGGTTCATGCGCAGCGACCATCTCGCGAAGCACGTCAAGACccacagcagcagcagcagcagcagcggcAGCAAGGGCAAGGGGGGAGCGGGGAGCTCGTCGGCCGAGTCCTGCTCCGACAGCGAGGACAACGGGAGTCAGCAGAGTCCCACTTCCAGCTCGGTGCCGCAGCCGCAGCCGCCGCCGCAGCCGGCGGCTCAGGcccaacagcagcagcagcagcagcagctggcggcggcggcggcggcggcagcggcggtagcggcggcggcggtggcggcgggcCAGGACACCACCAGCAACACCACCTCCCCCCAGACCACCTCCAACACTCTCGGCCATCAGCCGACAACACCCATGACCCCAATACAGATGACCCCGCCGCCTCTGACCCCACACCATCCCCACCACCCGCATCTCCCGCCTCTAATGCACCATCCTCATCATCACGCAACCTCCGTACCGGCGGCCCACCATCCGCACGCGGGGATGAGCATGCACTGAGCCCGGTGGGGCCCGGAGCCGGTGCCTGCAGTACCGCTGCCGCAACGGCCCTGGGCTCCCCCCTATCCTACCCCCTCAATCTAAACCTTATGCAGAATCATGCGACCATTAATCCGGCTATCGCTCATCACCACCATCAGCAGCACCAAAACCATCATCACCACCACCATCATCACCACCAATCGCACCAACAACAGCACTCGCGACAAAACAATTCCTACTCTGTGCAACAAAATCCTGGCACGCCGGGGACCGCGCAGACTCCCTCACCCTCGTCCCCTGCGCCTGTACATAGTCTCTAA